A region of Paenibacillus sp. JNUCC-31 DNA encodes the following proteins:
- a CDS encoding winged helix-turn-helix transcriptional regulator, translated as MSDDENAKQICEKVEQSYQIIGRKWVALIIHTLMEEPKRFSEIHAYIPDLSKRVLNERMKELEEEGLVVRHVVTERPVRTEYMLSRKGTELGRALSAVERWADKWL; from the coding sequence GCGATGATGAGAATGCCAAGCAAATATGCGAAAAGGTGGAACAGTCTTATCAGATCATTGGCCGGAAATGGGTAGCTCTCATTATTCATACATTGATGGAAGAACCCAAACGATTCAGTGAAATTCACGCTTATATTCCAGACCTGAGCAAACGGGTACTTAATGAACGGATGAAAGAACTCGAGGAAGAGGGACTGGTCGTGCGTCATGTGGTTACGGAACGTCCTGTTCGGACAGAATATATGTTGTCCCGCAAAGGTACGGAGCTCGGGCGCGCATTAAGCGCGGTGGAACGCTGGGCCGATAAGTGGCTGTAA
- a CDS encoding Gfo/Idh/MocA family protein, translated as MLKVAIIGSGAISTAHITAYLAFPERCQIVAVVDMYAEKAQKRINEYGLEGAQAITDYHELLDQNIDLVSVCTPPYTHAPITCDFLRAGKHVLVEKPMASSLQEADMMLEAAQESGKLLSVVAQNRFTTPMMKLKDVLDSKLMGPIVHVQVDSFWWRGHNYYDLWWRGTWEKEGGGCTLNHAVHHIDAMLWMMGPPVELQAMMANTAHDNAEVEDISMAMLRFQEGALGMITSSVVHHGEEQQLIFQGKEARVSAPWKVVASTARTNGFPEPNPELEQQIQKLADELPDVTHVGHTGQVGNMLHAIETGAPLLVDGKSGRNTLELIVGIYKSASTGEKVTFPLEAEDAFYTRDGMMQHAVHFYEKKTAVENFEDLDITLGRKL; from the coding sequence ATGTTGAAAGTGGCCATTATTGGATCAGGTGCGATTAGTACGGCGCATATTACAGCATATTTGGCATTTCCTGAACGATGCCAGATCGTAGCTGTGGTGGATATGTACGCGGAAAAAGCACAGAAGCGAATTAACGAATATGGTTTGGAGGGAGCACAAGCTATTACCGATTACCATGAATTACTGGATCAAAACATTGATTTGGTCTCGGTCTGTACCCCTCCATATACCCATGCACCAATAACATGTGATTTTCTCCGTGCTGGTAAGCATGTGTTGGTCGAAAAACCGATGGCCTCTTCTTTACAAGAGGCAGATATGATGCTGGAAGCGGCACAAGAAAGCGGAAAACTGTTGTCGGTTGTGGCACAGAATCGTTTTACGACACCGATGATGAAACTGAAAGATGTGCTGGATAGCAAACTTATGGGTCCCATTGTCCACGTACAGGTCGATTCGTTCTGGTGGCGGGGCCATAATTATTATGATTTGTGGTGGCGTGGCACATGGGAAAAAGAAGGCGGCGGCTGCACGCTTAATCATGCGGTGCATCATATTGATGCGATGCTTTGGATGATGGGCCCTCCTGTGGAATTGCAGGCCATGATGGCAAATACGGCGCATGATAATGCCGAAGTAGAGGATATTTCTATGGCGATGCTTCGTTTCCAAGAAGGAGCACTTGGTATGATCACCAGCTCAGTGGTACACCACGGAGAGGAACAGCAGTTGATTTTTCAGGGTAAAGAGGCCAGGGTATCTGCGCCTTGGAAGGTTGTTGCTTCTACGGCACGAACTAATGGATTTCCGGAACCGAATCCAGAACTGGAACAACAGATTCAGAAACTCGCTGATGAATTGCCTGATGTGACTCATGTGGGTCATACGGGGCAAGTGGGAAATATGCTACATGCCATTGAGACAGGAGCGCCCCTTCTGGTGGATGGGAAGAGTGGACGGAATACACTCGAACTCATTGTAGGCATCTATAAATCAGCCAGTACGGGGGAGAAGGTTACTTTTCCGCTGGAGGCGGAAGATGCTTTTTATACACGAGATGGGATGATGCAACACGCGGTGCATTTTTATGAAAAAAAGACGGCGGTGGAGAACTTCGAGGACTTGGATATTACGCTGGGGAGAAAGTTGTAG
- a CDS encoding AraC family transcriptional regulator — MPIITEDQFNLAYRRTSTTAFREVFHAHSQIEITYIHDGHGQLITEGQAFHLEPGTLMIFRPFQLHQVQIQVTKEHPFIRSVLMYEQHLLNPHSRQFAVSNRFMLDLLGQASPLQPIRLPAASPLVRIIEQYASILPTLLPHEAEEDTRLFLLALLAQLRYLWKDRHYSSSNTLPTSSPVLHPHAETVMQWIEEHYNEAFRLEDIADTLHLSPYHLSHIFKKATATTIIAYAQATRIRHACVLLTSTTHSVPEIGHRVGMPSPSYFCKVFRNATGTTPHQYRLNVQGKG, encoded by the coding sequence ATGCCCATCATCACCGAAGATCAATTTAATTTGGCATACCGTCGTACCTCAACGACCGCGTTTCGAGAAGTTTTCCACGCCCATTCACAGATAGAAATCACATATATTCATGATGGACATGGACAGTTGATAACAGAGGGACAGGCATTCCACCTCGAACCGGGGACACTAATGATTTTCCGTCCATTTCAACTTCATCAAGTCCAGATTCAAGTCACGAAAGAACATCCCTTTATCCGCAGTGTACTAATGTATGAGCAGCACCTGCTGAATCCGCACTCTCGGCAATTTGCCGTTTCGAATCGTTTTATGTTAGATCTTCTGGGGCAAGCATCTCCGCTTCAACCGATCCGTCTTCCCGCTGCGTCCCCGTTGGTTCGCATAATCGAGCAATATGCCAGTATTCTGCCTACGTTACTTCCACATGAAGCGGAAGAAGATACGCGACTCTTTTTACTTGCACTGCTCGCACAGCTTCGCTACCTTTGGAAGGATAGGCACTATTCCAGTTCTAACACGCTCCCAACGAGTTCTCCCGTTCTGCACCCTCATGCCGAAACAGTCATGCAATGGATTGAAGAGCACTACAACGAGGCTTTTCGTCTGGAAGATATCGCAGATACACTGCATCTCTCGCCTTATCATCTGTCCCATATATTTAAAAAAGCTACCGCCACCACCATCATTGCTTATGCCCAAGCTACCCGTATTCGTCATGCTTGCGTGTTACTTACGAGTACCACACATTCTGTCCCGGAAATAGGCCACCGTGTAGGCATGCCCAGCCCGTCTTACTTTTGCAAAGTTTTTCGCAATGCAACAGGCACCACGCCGCATCAGTATCGCCTGAATGTGCAGGGTAAGGGATAA
- a CDS encoding TrmH family RNA methyltransferase, whose amino-acid sequence MDIVSLQNTRVKEWAQLLEKKHRTRQHKYIIEGIHLVQEALRAGADLECIVYDGEQGVPKELAGLEAPLQRVEWISVSPAVIAKCTDTMTPQPVFAVVHKGREPLQSLLSSTLGLVVVLDNVQDPGNVGTIIRSADAAGAAGVVLGAGCADVYNPKTIRSTMGSLFHLPIVEGPLESLLPEAKAAGVKLVSTSLQAEYSCYSYDFTQSVWLVIGNEGKGISESTARLVDDAITIPMQGQAESLNAAMAATILLFEAMRQRMV is encoded by the coding sequence ATGGATATTGTATCACTGCAAAATACACGTGTGAAGGAATGGGCACAGCTGCTGGAGAAAAAGCATCGTACCCGCCAACATAAATATATTATTGAAGGCATTCATCTCGTACAGGAAGCGCTGCGTGCCGGGGCAGATCTGGAATGTATCGTATACGATGGGGAGCAGGGTGTACCCAAGGAACTGGCTGGACTGGAGGCTCCACTTCAGCGTGTGGAATGGATCAGCGTATCTCCTGCGGTTATCGCCAAGTGTACGGATACAATGACCCCTCAACCTGTTTTTGCCGTTGTACATAAAGGTCGTGAGCCGCTTCAAAGCCTGTTGTCTTCTACCTTGGGGCTGGTGGTGGTATTGGACAACGTTCAGGACCCCGGTAATGTGGGAACGATCATTCGCAGTGCGGATGCAGCGGGAGCGGCAGGTGTTGTGCTCGGTGCTGGTTGTGCCGATGTCTATAATCCGAAAACGATCCGTTCGACGATGGGGTCATTGTTTCATTTGCCAATTGTAGAAGGTCCGTTGGAGTCGTTGCTGCCTGAAGCGAAGGCTGCGGGCGTAAAGTTGGTGAGTACGTCTTTGCAGGCGGAGTATTCGTGTTACAGTTATGATTTTACACAATCGGTATGGCTTGTGATTGGTAATGAGGGCAAGGGCATATCAGAATCTACTGCACGACTGGTGGACGATGCGATTACGATTCCGATGCAGGGACAGGCGGAGTCGCTTAATGCCGCGATGGCGGCAACAATTTTGTTATTTGAAGCGATGAGACAGCGGATGGTGTAA
- a CDS encoding potassium channel family protein: MAKKQYAVIGMGRFGSSVANALSGMGFDVLAIDADEQRTQEMSNVVTHAVSADSTDEEALRALGIRNFDVVVVAIGEDIQSSILTTLILKDMGVPVLIVKAQNELHGKVLQKIGADKVIYPERDMGLRVAHHLTSPNILDYIELSEDYSILEMRASEQMIGKNLLELNIRARFGCNVMAIRSGNSMNISPYAEDRIEDGDVLIIVGHKDHLTKMELAYPK, from the coding sequence ATGGCAAAGAAACAATATGCCGTGATTGGCATGGGACGGTTCGGATCAAGTGTAGCCAATGCGCTGAGCGGCATGGGATTCGACGTACTGGCAATTGATGCGGACGAGCAGCGGACCCAGGAAATGTCCAATGTGGTGACTCATGCCGTATCGGCAGATTCGACGGATGAAGAAGCGCTGCGAGCGCTGGGCATACGGAATTTTGATGTCGTCGTTGTGGCGATTGGTGAAGATATTCAGTCGAGTATTCTCACAACCCTTATTCTGAAGGATATGGGTGTGCCTGTTCTGATTGTAAAAGCACAAAATGAACTTCATGGTAAAGTATTGCAGAAGATCGGCGCTGACAAGGTTATTTATCCCGAGCGGGATATGGGGCTGCGTGTAGCCCATCATCTGACATCGCCAAACATTCTCGATTATATTGAGTTATCTGAGGATTACAGCATTTTGGAGATGAGAGCGTCCGAGCAAATGATCGGTAAAAACCTGTTGGAGCTAAATATTCGTGCACGTTTCGGTTGTAATGTGATGGCGATCCGCAGTGGGAATTCGATGAATATCTCTCCGTATGCGGAGGATCGGATCGAGGATGGGGATGTGCTGATCATCGTTGGTCATAAGGACCATTTAACAAAAATGGAGCTGGCATATCCAAAGTGA
- the sspI gene encoding small acid-soluble spore protein SspI: protein MPITLSLREAIVHKVHDKSDDQLREMIEGSVDGPEAALPGLGAIFEMIWKNTEPAKQEELIQIAQEHLHTIPVQPIR, encoded by the coding sequence ATGCCCATTACATTAAGCTTGCGTGAAGCGATTGTTCATAAGGTTCATGACAAAAGTGATGATCAGCTCCGGGAGATGATTGAAGGTTCTGTAGATGGACCCGAAGCAGCATTACCTGGACTGGGTGCCATTTTCGAAATGATCTGGAAGAACACGGAACCTGCCAAGCAGGAAGAATTAATTCAAATCGCGCAGGAGCATCTGCACACCATTCCCGTTCAACCCATCAGATAA
- a CDS encoding peptide chain release factor 3 — MSKAADNILQQEVDKRRTFAIISHPDAGKTTLTEKLLLFGGAIRLAGTVKARKASKHATSDWMEIEKQRGISVTSSVMQFDYLGHRINILDTPGHQDFSEDTYRTLTAADSAVMLIDVAKGVEAQTIKLFQVCAKRGIPIFTFINKLDREGQSPFDLMEELENVLGIRSVPMNWPIGTGRELCGVYDRMKNQVELFQGDDHSTIKVQKVEGYEDPIIREMAGDYLHDQLCQDLELLDVAGDQFDMEKVQRGELTPVFFGSAINNFGVQTFLENFLQLAPKPEPRRSTAGEIEPTNEKFSGYVFKIQANMNPAHRDRIAFLRIVSGKFQRGMSVKHNRVGKEIKLSQPQQFLAQDRDIVEEAYAGDIIGLFDPGIFRIGDSLSQGSEVIFDELPTFSPEIFAKVTVKNALKHKQYQKGIDQLTEEGTIQVFNTVSFDETLLGVVGQLQFEVFEYRMKGEYGVDVQLQRMPYQFARWIVDENLDPSKFRINSALVKDKKGNYVVLFENEYAMRTAMDKNPTAKFLETAP; from the coding sequence ATGAGCAAAGCTGCAGATAACATTCTTCAACAGGAAGTGGACAAACGCCGGACGTTTGCCATTATCTCTCACCCGGATGCGGGTAAAACGACATTGACCGAGAAACTGTTGCTGTTCGGGGGCGCAATTCGTCTCGCCGGTACAGTAAAAGCTCGGAAAGCAAGCAAACACGCAACAAGTGACTGGATGGAGATTGAGAAGCAGCGGGGGATCTCGGTAACTTCTTCCGTTATGCAGTTTGATTACCTGGGGCACCGCATCAATATTTTGGATACACCGGGTCACCAAGACTTCAGTGAAGATACGTATCGTACACTGACGGCTGCCGATAGCGCGGTAATGTTGATTGACGTGGCAAAAGGTGTCGAGGCACAAACGATTAAACTGTTCCAAGTTTGTGCAAAGCGCGGTATTCCGATCTTTACATTTATCAACAAGCTGGACCGTGAAGGACAAAGTCCGTTTGATCTGATGGAAGAACTCGAAAACGTACTGGGGATTCGCTCGGTACCGATGAACTGGCCGATTGGTACAGGGCGTGAACTGTGTGGCGTGTACGATCGGATGAAAAATCAGGTGGAATTGTTCCAAGGGGACGACCACTCGACGATTAAAGTTCAAAAGGTGGAAGGTTACGAAGATCCAATCATTCGTGAGATGGCAGGAGATTATCTGCATGATCAGCTGTGTCAGGACCTGGAGCTACTGGATGTTGCAGGAGACCAGTTCGACATGGAGAAGGTACAGCGCGGTGAACTGACCCCTGTATTCTTCGGCAGTGCCATCAATAATTTCGGCGTGCAGACGTTCCTTGAGAACTTCCTGCAACTCGCACCGAAGCCGGAACCGCGTCGCAGTACAGCGGGTGAGATTGAGCCAACGAATGAGAAATTCAGCGGTTATGTCTTCAAAATTCAGGCCAATATGAACCCGGCACACCGGGATCGTATCGCATTCCTGCGGATTGTATCCGGCAAGTTCCAACGTGGTATGAGCGTGAAGCATAATCGTGTGGGCAAAGAGATCAAACTATCGCAGCCTCAGCAATTCCTGGCACAGGATCGGGATATTGTGGAAGAGGCATATGCAGGCGATATTATTGGTCTGTTCGATCCGGGTATCTTCCGGATTGGTGATTCACTGAGCCAAGGCAGCGAGGTTATTTTTGACGAACTGCCGACATTCTCACCAGAGATTTTTGCCAAAGTTACGGTCAAAAATGCATTGAAACATAAACAGTACCAAAAAGGGATTGACCAGTTAACCGAGGAAGGTACGATTCAGGTGTTCAACACCGTGAGCTTCGACGAGACATTGCTCGGCGTAGTAGGTCAGCTCCAATTCGAGGTATTTGAATACCGGATGAAAGGCGAGTATGGGGTAGACGTTCAGCTACAGCGCATGCCTTATCAATTCGCTCGCTGGATCGTGGATGAGAATCTGGACCCAAGCAAATTCCGGATCAACTCCGCTCTGGTGAAAGATAAAAAAGGGAACTATGTAGTTCTGTTCGAAAATGAATACGCGATGAGAACCGCAATGGACAAGAACCCGACCGCGAAATTCCTTGAGACAGCTCCATAA
- a CDS encoding DoxX family protein — protein sequence MLDVGLLLIRLVIGLSFMAHGAQKLFGWFGGYGIKGTGGWFESMGMKPGALVALLAGLAEFGGGLLLALGLLTPVGGILIALTMVIAIVKVHGANGYWSTQNGFEYNLAILVVGVALALTGGGQYALDALIF from the coding sequence ATGTTGGATGTAGGATTGTTGTTGATTCGTTTGGTGATTGGTTTGTCATTCATGGCGCACGGAGCTCAGAAATTGTTTGGATGGTTCGGGGGATACGGAATCAAGGGAACTGGCGGCTGGTTCGAATCGATGGGAATGAAACCCGGGGCATTGGTAGCACTGCTGGCAGGTTTGGCTGAATTCGGGGGCGGATTGCTGTTGGCTCTGGGTCTGCTCACACCGGTAGGCGGCATTCTGATTGCTCTGACCATGGTTATTGCCATTGTGAAGGTTCATGGTGCGAACGGATACTGGTCTACGCAAAACGGCTTTGAGTATAACCTCGCGATTCTGGTGGTTGGTGTGGCACTTGCTTTGACAGGTGGAGGACAATACGCACTGGATGCATTAATTTTCTAA
- the zwf gene encoding glucose-6-phosphate dehydrogenase — MVEKQMQDEVQTPGAVFFIFGATGDLARRKLFPAIYSLYREGKLAEDFAVIGVARRPRSPEEFREDIYDSIKEFCRYPAGEPDEWNAFVEHFEYKSLDINNVDGFKELREQTESLEAKFNTPGNRLFYLALAPELFGSVSYSLRDGGMLESRGWNRLVIEKPFGYDLQSAEHLNEQIREVFREEEIYRIDHYLGKEMVQNIEVIRFGNAFFEPLWNNKHIANVQITLGETVGVEERGGYYDHSGALRDMGQNHMLQMLTMIAMEPPSRLFPEDIRDEKVKVLRSLRAFTSDEEVSTNVVRGQYTEGEYRGKQLPGYRQEDKVDPESNTETYFAARVFVDNFRWAGVPFYIRTGKRLPVKTTEIVVEFKSMPSNVYLGKKYKLEPNLLVIRVNPMEGIYIKINAKKPGSDSEIQPLAMDFCQSCMIGINSPEAYERLLHDAAEGDSTYFTRWDEVATAWSFVDRIAAAWAENQGELHMYPAGTWGPEATGKLLEQDGFHWWPVNGQDEDNVVWQVNN, encoded by the coding sequence ATGGTCGAAAAACAAATGCAAGATGAAGTGCAGACACCAGGTGCAGTATTTTTCATTTTTGGAGCAACGGGTGATTTGGCCCGCCGGAAGCTGTTTCCGGCGATCTACAGTCTATATCGTGAAGGCAAGCTGGCCGAAGACTTTGCGGTTATTGGTGTAGCGCGTCGCCCGAGGTCACCAGAAGAATTCCGGGAAGACATCTATGATTCCATTAAAGAGTTCTGTCGCTATCCGGCGGGGGAGCCCGATGAGTGGAATGCTTTTGTCGAACATTTTGAGTATAAGTCACTAGATATCAATAACGTGGACGGTTTCAAAGAGTTACGTGAGCAGACGGAGAGTCTGGAAGCAAAGTTTAACACACCAGGTAATCGCTTGTTCTATCTGGCGCTGGCTCCTGAGCTCTTCGGCAGCGTCTCGTATAGTTTGCGGGATGGCGGGATGCTGGAGAGTCGCGGGTGGAATCGACTTGTGATCGAGAAACCATTTGGGTATGATCTGCAATCTGCTGAGCATCTGAATGAGCAAATCCGTGAAGTGTTCCGTGAGGAAGAGATTTATCGGATTGACCACTATCTGGGCAAGGAAATGGTGCAGAATATCGAAGTGATTCGCTTTGGAAATGCCTTTTTTGAGCCGCTATGGAATAACAAACATATTGCCAACGTCCAGATTACACTGGGAGAAACGGTCGGAGTAGAAGAACGCGGTGGATACTACGATCACTCCGGTGCCTTGCGTGATATGGGGCAGAACCATATGCTGCAGATGTTGACGATGATTGCAATGGAGCCGCCAAGCCGTTTATTCCCTGAAGACATCCGCGATGAGAAGGTCAAGGTACTGCGTTCTCTGCGTGCGTTCACTTCGGATGAAGAAGTAAGCACTAACGTTGTGCGCGGGCAGTATACGGAAGGGGAGTATCGTGGCAAGCAGCTTCCCGGTTATCGCCAGGAGGACAAGGTTGATCCGGAATCCAATACGGAAACATACTTTGCTGCACGTGTATTTGTAGATAATTTCCGCTGGGCAGGTGTGCCCTTCTATATTCGGACAGGCAAGCGTCTTCCTGTGAAAACAACCGAGATTGTAGTTGAGTTCAAATCCATGCCAAGCAATGTATATCTGGGCAAAAAGTATAAGCTGGAGCCGAATCTGCTCGTGATCCGGGTGAATCCGATGGAAGGCATTTATATCAAAATCAATGCCAAGAAACCGGGTTCAGACTCCGAGATTCAGCCGCTGGCCATGGACTTCTGTCAGAGCTGTATGATCGGAATCAACTCGCCGGAGGCGTATGAACGTCTGCTGCATGATGCCGCAGAAGGAGACTCGACCTACTTTACCCGTTGGGATGAAGTCGCAACAGCGTGGTCCTTCGTAGACCGGATCGCGGCAGCTTGGGCGGAGAATCAAGGGGAGCTGCATATGTATCCGGCAGGTACGTGGGGGCCGGAAGCGACAGGTAAACTGCTGGAGCAGGATGGGTTCCATTGGTGGCCGGTGAACGGTCAGGATGAAGACAATGTCGTTTGGCAAGTGAACAATTAA
- a CDS encoding YwmB family TATA-box binding protein has product MLNRWMTAGILALAIIILVGMTHVYAEKTESEAGKLEQLMKTADTAIDHAERLVIKWQGEGHGDARDQAEMLAHRLGMQQPERGRQTGHDVYRSERVADGQQAGILINVVITGENEYYAIVQISGNGRTDQHLLTTLHEQVSRLLTNSGMKAAWNFAVQGTGAVESGASSQLEQIEEQLSGDMDMRAIERYTDTSTASVSYEASGLPVAIKSGPHNLNMQLAVHQDGEKGINRVTVGFPVITIEY; this is encoded by the coding sequence ATGTTAAATCGATGGATGACGGCAGGCATACTGGCATTGGCAATCATTATACTTGTAGGCATGACTCATGTGTACGCGGAGAAGACAGAATCCGAAGCAGGCAAGCTGGAACAATTGATGAAGACTGCAGATACAGCAATCGATCATGCGGAGCGCCTAGTCATTAAATGGCAAGGGGAAGGCCATGGCGATGCGAGAGATCAAGCGGAGATGCTCGCTCATCGGCTTGGAATGCAGCAACCTGAACGTGGTCGGCAAACAGGCCATGATGTATACCGCAGTGAGAGGGTTGCCGATGGCCAGCAGGCAGGTATCCTGATAAATGTAGTCATCACAGGAGAAAACGAATATTACGCGATCGTCCAGATATCAGGCAATGGACGTACAGATCAGCACTTGTTAACCACATTACATGAACAGGTATCCCGGTTGCTTACCAACTCGGGAATGAAGGCAGCATGGAATTTCGCTGTACAGGGGACAGGTGCAGTGGAAAGTGGCGCCAGCAGTCAATTGGAGCAAATCGAGGAGCAGTTGTCTGGAGATATGGACATGCGAGCGATAGAGCGTTATACGGATACCAGCACTGCCAGCGTATCCTATGAGGCTTCAGGTCTGCCGGTAGCGATTAAGAGCGGTCCGCATAACTTGAATATGCAATTGGCGGTCCATCAGGATGGAGAAAAGGGGATTAATCGGGTTACAGTAGGTTTCCCAGTGATCACGATTGAATATTAA
- a CDS encoding response regulator transcription factor yields MSIETGIETETEAETSIKVLLVDDHEMVRIGLAAVLDTEDGIEVVGEAGSGEEGIRLAQEYKPDVVLMDLVMEGMDGIEATRQLLKMYPECKVIVLTSYLDDEKMYPVIEAGAFSYLLKTSRANEVADAIRAAARGQSVLESQVASKMMNRFRQPQAAAPAHNELTDREMDVLRLVAKGKSNQDIADELIIGIKTVKFHVTNILAKLGVDDRTQAAIYAYKNGLAE; encoded by the coding sequence ATGTCAATAGAAACGGGAATAGAAACGGAGACGGAAGCGGAAACGTCGATCAAAGTGTTGCTCGTGGATGATCATGAGATGGTACGTATTGGCCTCGCTGCGGTGCTGGATACCGAGGATGGCATCGAAGTGGTGGGGGAAGCGGGCAGCGGTGAGGAAGGCATTCGGCTGGCACAGGAGTACAAACCTGATGTTGTCCTGATGGATCTCGTCATGGAGGGTATGGACGGTATTGAAGCGACTCGGCAGCTGCTTAAAATGTATCCGGAATGCAAGGTTATTGTGCTGACCAGTTATCTAGATGATGAAAAAATGTATCCGGTTATTGAGGCAGGAGCCTTTAGCTATCTGTTGAAAACATCAAGAGCCAATGAGGTGGCAGATGCGATCCGTGCAGCAGCACGCGGGCAATCGGTTCTGGAGTCTCAGGTGGCGTCCAAAATGATGAATCGTTTCCGACAGCCACAGGCAGCCGCACCCGCTCATAATGAATTGACCGATCGAGAGATGGATGTACTTCGGTTGGTGGCGAAAGGAAAGTCTAACCAGGACATCGCCGATGAACTCATTATCGGGATCAAAACAGTAAAATTCCATGTCACGAATATACTCGCAAAATTGGGTGTCGATGATCGTACACAGGCAGCCATCTATGCTTACAAGAATGGACTTGCGGAGTAG
- a CDS encoding sensor histidine kinase, producing the protein MKTKRHTDMVTRSMGEGVLLVFIVLAVILYVLYTYGYLAPFAGWRHLIQSGLALLLLLIGMGAVFGFYQSYRVKRRLELLRETLLQWEKGSLSRTVPDLGIDDVGRLSEQLGRIGKKWEDQVSSLQRLSTNNAQLAEQARITAIVEERQRLARELHDAVSQQLFAISMTATAVGRKMETDFERAKRQIALIEEMASVAQSEMRALLLHLRPVYLEGKHLEQGLRDLVMELKTKVPMDIVLEMDEDIHLIKGIENHLFRIIQEAMSNTLRHAKAEKMEIRLQRRTDAIRVLIRDDGQGFDLDENKQASYGLANMRERVTEIGGAIQFVTAPGKGTRIEITIPLMSDESEEEHVNRNGNRNGDGSGNVDQSVARG; encoded by the coding sequence ATGAAGACAAAACGACATACCGACATGGTAACCCGAAGTATGGGTGAAGGGGTCCTCCTTGTTTTCATTGTGCTCGCCGTGATTTTGTATGTATTGTATACATATGGTTACCTGGCTCCTTTTGCAGGTTGGAGGCATCTGATTCAATCGGGTCTGGCATTATTGCTGCTCCTGATTGGTATGGGGGCGGTCTTCGGATTTTATCAAAGTTACCGGGTTAAACGCAGGCTTGAACTGTTGCGAGAGACGCTGTTGCAATGGGAAAAAGGTTCACTCTCACGTACCGTGCCGGACCTTGGTATTGATGATGTCGGCCGGTTAAGTGAGCAGCTAGGACGTATCGGCAAAAAGTGGGAGGATCAGGTCTCCTCACTGCAAAGACTGTCAACGAATAACGCCCAGCTCGCTGAACAGGCCAGAATAACAGCCATTGTAGAAGAGAGGCAGCGACTGGCTCGAGAACTGCATGATGCGGTATCGCAGCAGTTGTTCGCCATTTCCATGACGGCAACAGCGGTTGGACGGAAGATGGAAACGGATTTTGAGCGTGCTAAGAGGCAGATCGCTTTGATTGAAGAGATGGCATCGGTTGCCCAGTCCGAGATGCGTGCATTATTGCTGCATTTGCGACCCGTCTATCTGGAGGGTAAACATCTGGAACAAGGTTTGCGTGATCTTGTAATGGAACTGAAAACAAAGGTTCCTATGGATATTGTGCTTGAAATGGATGAGGACATTCATCTGATCAAGGGCATTGAGAATCATCTGTTCCGTATTATACAGGAAGCGATGTCCAATACATTACGGCATGCCAAAGCGGAGAAAATGGAAATTCGTCTTCAGCGCCGTACTGATGCGATTCGGGTACTCATTCGTGATGATGGTCAGGGCTTCGATCTGGATGAAAATAAGCAAGCTTCCTATGGCTTGGCTAATATGCGTGAACGGGTCACTGAAATTGGCGGAGCCATACAATTTGTAACAGCGCCAGGTAAGGGAACGCGGATTGAGATTACGATACCTTTGATGAGCGATGAAAGCGAGGAAGAACATGTCAATAGAAACGGGAATAGAAACGGAGACGGAAGCGGAAACGTCGATCAAAGTGTTGCTCGTGGATGA